The proteins below are encoded in one region of Ereboglobus luteus:
- a CDS encoding aldose epimerase family protein → MKHTLVIASLLLASLMLGVTACSKRNETSAPTKSGLHRERFQKVIDGKQSDLFVLTNSKGVEICVTSYGARVVSWLVPGRDGKMEDIVLGYDNVQGYIDSNEPYFGAAIGRFGNRIAKGKFTLDGNEYTVPINNAPNALHGGTKGFQAVVWNTRQPDSRTLEFNIVSPDGDQGFPGNLGVKMVYTLTDDNELKITYEAMTDKPTVLNLTHHSFFNLLGAGNGSINDHLLTLNASRYTPVSDVLIPTGQIASVDGTPMDFRKPTVVGSRLDQNFEQLKNGAGYDHNWVLDRPASDAGTGKLFLAARVVEPRSGRVLEVRTDQPGIQFYGGNFLNDSFKGKQGKTYGHRSAIVLETQRFPDSPNQPAFPSTVLRPGETYRHICIYKTLVE, encoded by the coding sequence ATGAAACACACACTCGTCATCGCAAGCCTGTTGCTTGCCTCCCTCATGCTCGGCGTCACCGCCTGCTCCAAACGCAACGAAACCAGCGCGCCCACCAAATCCGGATTGCACCGCGAGCGCTTCCAAAAGGTCATCGACGGAAAACAGTCCGACCTGTTTGTCCTGACCAACTCAAAGGGCGTGGAAATCTGCGTCACCAGCTACGGCGCGCGCGTCGTCTCCTGGCTCGTGCCCGGCCGCGACGGCAAGATGGAGGACATCGTGCTCGGCTACGACAACGTCCAGGGTTACATCGACTCCAACGAGCCGTATTTCGGCGCCGCCATCGGACGCTTCGGCAACCGCATCGCCAAGGGCAAGTTCACGCTCGACGGCAATGAATACACCGTTCCCATCAACAACGCGCCCAACGCCCTCCACGGCGGCACCAAGGGTTTTCAGGCCGTCGTCTGGAACACCCGCCAGCCCGATTCGCGCACGCTCGAGTTCAACATCGTCTCCCCTGATGGCGACCAGGGTTTCCCCGGCAACCTCGGTGTGAAAATGGTCTACACGCTCACCGACGACAACGAGCTCAAAATCACCTACGAGGCCATGACCGACAAGCCCACCGTCCTCAACCTCACGCATCACTCCTTCTTCAACCTCCTCGGCGCGGGCAACGGCAGCATCAACGACCACCTGCTCACCCTCAACGCCAGCCGCTACACACCGGTGAGCGACGTCCTCATCCCCACCGGCCAGATCGCGTCCGTCGACGGCACGCCGATGGATTTCCGCAAGCCCACGGTCGTTGGCTCGCGCCTGGACCAGAATTTCGAGCAGCTTAAAAACGGCGCCGGTTACGACCACAACTGGGTGCTCGACCGTCCCGCCTCCGACGCCGGCACCGGCAAGCTTTTCCTCGCCGCGCGCGTCGTCGAGCCTCGCAGCGGCCGCGTGCTCGAGGTGCGCACCGACCAGCCCGGAATCCAGTTCTACGGCGGCAATTTCCTCAACGACAGCTTCAAGGGCAAGCAGGGCAAAACCTACGGCCACCGCAGCGCCATCGTCCTCGAAACGCAGCGCTTCCCTGACAGCCCCAACCAGCCCGCGTTCCCCTCCACCGTGCTCCGTCCCGGCGAAACCTACCGCCACATTTGCATCTACAAAACCCTCGTCGAGTGA
- a CDS encoding alpha-L-rhamnosidase has product MKLRTLIRTVMLAGLSVLTLAATAGTIRPIEPQCEHRDNPLGLREVWPRLTWRLEAVNAADRGLVQSAWRVLVASTPEKLDANEGDVWDSGRIQNTDTRAVFAGRKLDALQQVWWKVRVWDGAGAPSDWSAPATWSRGLEETITFKDWPGDWIGLDPTDAQRTENLTDDQRHRARMRQLKWVKAVMSGIKKRPTPAFDAKVVAPPTDTEMPADKPLTAWFSKTFRVESKAAIDRAVIWVVPDMECEIWFNGKRIGTSARWEITKQIDLTPHLREGENRAMLRVTQNDGYAPAVTGEIELFPSTINTATKRVPIDASWLAAESDAKTPDAPALAAAGAWKKPKADSRPTWSTPENVTHYYAPVAMLRKKFSVGKPVKRATLVATATGLYEVEINGARVGNDFFAPGCTEYRRRVHTQTYDVTAQLNGGANAIGITLADGWFAGIMGFSGKRHVYNGYPRARALLVIEHDDGTVTRIPTDRSWKASFGPIRYADLMQGCGYDARLEIPGWSLADFNDSKWTRASSGRRSFPDESAYTLAQTVVEGATLDGVRITETLPARTVREVEPGVWLVDFGQNFVGWARLKTRGAAGTHVVFRHGEILNPNGSIHTSNLRGASGVDEFWMRDGEQTLEPRFTFHGFRYLEVRGLAQAPVATDFTGIVVHSPMKRTGWFESSDPALNQLFANIIWGQRGNYLEIPTDCPQRDERLGWSGDTQFFARTASYNYDTRAFLERWVEAICDSQNAEGVFPGVAPNFPGYHVRPSTAWGDASIIVTHVLWQQYGETRQIERHFDALARYIGWLERRARDGIVFVGGYGDWLHKGGTAKTEVMDTAYYAYLCDLMSQMAEAIGRTTDAARYKALRNEVRAAFEREFLLADGSILESSQTGYALAFTMDLVPPKLRKKTAGKFNDSIKAFDWHLATGFIGTPRLMPGLFEAGLTETAWRVLMQDTYPSWLYQVKLGATTMWERWDGWTPNEGFQAVTMNSFNHYAFGAVGESLYRHVAGIETASPGFRDIVIRPIPGGGLTHARAAYEAATGRIESGWKVLPGGGLALDVTIPVGSRAKIHLPAKAATAVTESGRPLASAPGVRVIASETPGEVVCETGSGVYRFEVRP; this is encoded by the coding sequence ATGAAACTCCGCACCCTCATACGGACCGTCATGCTCGCCGGTCTCTCTGTTCTCACCCTCGCCGCCACCGCCGGCACCATCCGTCCGATTGAACCGCAATGCGAGCATCGCGACAACCCGCTCGGCCTTCGCGAAGTGTGGCCGCGCCTCACCTGGCGGCTTGAGGCCGTCAACGCCGCCGACCGCGGCCTCGTGCAAAGCGCGTGGCGGGTGCTCGTCGCCTCCACACCCGAAAAACTCGACGCAAACGAGGGCGACGTGTGGGATTCCGGCCGTATCCAAAACACGGATACGCGCGCGGTTTTCGCCGGGCGCAAACTCGACGCGCTCCAGCAGGTCTGGTGGAAGGTGCGCGTGTGGGACGGCGCCGGCGCGCCCTCCGACTGGAGCGCGCCCGCCACCTGGTCGCGCGGCCTTGAGGAGACGATCACGTTCAAGGACTGGCCCGGCGACTGGATCGGCCTCGACCCGACCGACGCGCAGCGCACCGAAAACCTCACCGACGACCAGCGCCATCGTGCGCGCATGCGCCAGTTGAAATGGGTCAAGGCCGTGATGAGCGGCATCAAAAAACGCCCCACGCCCGCGTTCGACGCCAAGGTCGTCGCGCCGCCCACCGACACCGAAATGCCCGCCGACAAACCGCTCACCGCGTGGTTCTCGAAAACCTTCCGCGTGGAGAGCAAGGCCGCGATCGACCGCGCCGTCATTTGGGTCGTGCCCGACATGGAGTGCGAAATTTGGTTCAACGGAAAACGCATCGGCACGTCCGCGCGCTGGGAAATTACGAAACAAATCGATCTCACGCCCCATCTCCGCGAGGGCGAGAATCGCGCCATGTTGCGCGTCACGCAAAACGACGGCTACGCGCCCGCCGTCACCGGCGAGATCGAACTTTTCCCCTCCACCATTAACACCGCCACGAAGCGCGTGCCCATCGACGCGAGCTGGCTCGCCGCCGAGTCCGACGCGAAAACGCCCGACGCGCCCGCGCTCGCCGCCGCCGGCGCCTGGAAAAAACCGAAGGCCGATTCGCGCCCCACTTGGAGCACGCCCGAAAACGTCACGCACTACTACGCGCCCGTCGCGATGCTTCGGAAAAAGTTTTCCGTCGGCAAACCCGTCAAGCGCGCCACGCTCGTCGCCACCGCCACCGGCCTTTACGAAGTCGAGATCAACGGCGCGCGCGTCGGCAACGACTTCTTCGCGCCCGGCTGCACCGAATACCGCCGCCGCGTCCACACGCAGACCTACGACGTCACCGCGCAACTCAACGGCGGCGCCAACGCCATCGGCATCACGCTCGCCGACGGCTGGTTCGCCGGCATCATGGGTTTCAGCGGCAAGCGCCACGTTTACAACGGCTACCCGCGCGCGCGCGCGCTGCTCGTGATCGAGCACGACGACGGCACCGTCACGCGCATCCCCACCGACCGCTCGTGGAAGGCCTCGTTCGGCCCCATTCGCTACGCCGATCTCATGCAGGGTTGCGGCTACGACGCGCGCCTCGAAATCCCCGGCTGGTCTCTCGCCGATTTCAATGATTCGAAATGGACGCGCGCCTCCTCCGGCCGCCGTTCGTTTCCCGACGAGTCCGCCTACACGCTTGCGCAAACCGTGGTCGAGGGCGCGACGCTCGACGGCGTGCGCATCACCGAGACGCTGCCCGCGCGCACCGTGCGCGAAGTCGAACCCGGCGTGTGGCTGGTTGATTTCGGGCAAAACTTTGTCGGCTGGGCGCGTCTGAAAACACGCGGCGCCGCCGGCACACACGTTGTTTTCCGCCACGGCGAAATCCTCAACCCCAACGGCTCCATCCACACGTCCAATCTGCGCGGCGCGTCCGGTGTCGATGAGTTCTGGATGCGCGACGGCGAGCAAACGCTCGAGCCGCGTTTCACGTTCCACGGATTCCGCTACCTCGAAGTGCGCGGTCTCGCGCAAGCGCCGGTCGCGACCGATTTCACCGGCATTGTTGTTCACAGCCCGATGAAACGCACGGGCTGGTTCGAGAGTTCCGACCCGGCGTTGAACCAGCTTTTCGCCAACATCATCTGGGGACAGCGCGGCAACTATCTCGAAATCCCGACCGACTGCCCGCAGCGCGACGAGCGCCTCGGCTGGAGCGGCGACACGCAATTCTTCGCCCGCACCGCCTCCTACAATTATGACACGCGCGCGTTTCTCGAGCGCTGGGTCGAGGCCATCTGCGACTCGCAAAATGCCGAGGGCGTTTTCCCCGGCGTCGCGCCGAACTTCCCCGGCTACCATGTGCGCCCATCGACGGCGTGGGGCGACGCCTCGATCATCGTCACGCACGTGCTCTGGCAGCAATACGGCGAGACGCGCCAGATCGAGCGCCACTTCGACGCGCTCGCGCGCTACATCGGCTGGCTGGAGCGCCGCGCGCGCGACGGCATCGTGTTTGTCGGCGGCTACGGCGACTGGCTTCACAAGGGCGGCACCGCCAAGACCGAGGTCATGGACACCGCCTACTATGCGTATCTTTGCGACCTCATGTCGCAGATGGCGGAGGCGATTGGCCGCACCACCGACGCCGCCCGCTACAAGGCGCTGCGCAACGAAGTGCGCGCCGCCTTCGAGCGCGAGTTCCTGCTCGCCGACGGCTCCATTCTTGAAAGCAGCCAGACCGGCTACGCGCTCGCGTTCACAATGGATCTCGTGCCGCCGAAACTCCGCAAAAAGACGGCGGGGAAATTCAACGACTCAATCAAGGCGTTCGACTGGCACCTCGCCACCGGCTTCATCGGCACGCCGCGCCTCATGCCCGGATTATTCGAGGCCGGGCTTACCGAAACCGCGTGGCGCGTGCTCATGCAGGACACCTACCCGTCGTGGCTCTACCAAGTGAAACTCGGCGCGACCACCATGTGGGAACGCTGGGACGGCTGGACGCCCAACGAAGGTTTCCAAGCGGTCACGATGAACTCGTTCAATCACTACGCATTCGGCGCGGTCGGCGAATCGCTCTACCGCCACGTCGCCGGCATCGAAACCGCCTCACCCGGCTTCCGCGACATTGTGATCCGTCCCATCCCCGGCGGCGGCCTCACGCACGCGCGCGCCGCCTACGAGGCCGCGACCGGCCGCATCGAAAGCGGCTGGAAAGTCCTGCCCGGCGGCGGACTCGCGCTCGATGTGACGATTCCCGTTGGCTCGCGCGCGAAAATCCACCTGCCCGCCAAGGCCGCGACCGCCGTCACCGAAAGCGGACGCCCCCTCGCATCCGCCCCCGGCGTGCGCGTGATCGCCTCCGAAACCCCGGGCGAAGTCGTCTGCGAAACCGGCTCCGGCGTGTATCGCTTCGAAGTGCGCCCGTGA
- a CDS encoding endonuclease/exonuclease/phosphatase family protein: MRKFPRQRILAFFLCALAANFAFAASTTSDIPQRKRQSPEVVRVLSANIRFPLDADNGTGNEWQLRKELARDVLLAQDADIICFQEFRKQHLEFLKDYFPGHARAGFVEGPDERKANTIFYSTKRFEKIAEGGVFLSPTPDVYRSKFEESASVRNVTRLHLRDRKTGRELMIWNTHLDHKYQTARDKQAAALVEQIKKRPADIPQIITGDFNCTAKTQAINTIKAGGFTDTYTALHGPADPGYTYHGFNGHNYGKSYGKIDFVFCNDRLRPTVAEIIKDSRVIDGVRRYPSDHYFVSTEFEYAKTKK; this comes from the coding sequence ATGAGAAAATTCCCCCGCCAACGAATCCTCGCGTTTTTCCTCTGCGCGCTCGCGGCGAACTTCGCATTTGCCGCAAGCACGACTTCCGACATTCCACAACGCAAGCGCCAGTCGCCGGAAGTCGTCCGCGTTCTTTCTGCAAACATTCGCTTTCCGCTCGACGCCGACAACGGCACTGGCAACGAGTGGCAACTGCGCAAGGAACTCGCCCGCGACGTGCTGCTTGCGCAGGACGCCGACATCATTTGCTTCCAGGAATTTCGCAAACAGCACCTCGAATTCCTCAAGGATTATTTCCCCGGCCACGCCCGCGCCGGTTTCGTGGAGGGACCCGACGAACGGAAGGCCAACACGATTTTCTATTCAACAAAACGCTTCGAAAAAATCGCCGAGGGCGGTGTGTTTCTCTCGCCGACTCCCGATGTGTATCGCTCCAAGTTCGAGGAGTCCGCCAGCGTGCGCAACGTCACCCGCCTGCACCTCCGCGACCGCAAGACGGGACGCGAGTTGATGATTTGGAACACGCACCTCGATCACAAATATCAGACCGCGCGCGACAAGCAGGCCGCCGCGCTCGTCGAGCAAATAAAAAAGCGCCCCGCCGACATCCCTCAAATCATCACCGGCGATTTTAACTGCACCGCCAAAACCCAGGCCATTAATACCATCAAGGCGGGCGGTTTCACCGACACTTACACCGCGCTCCACGGCCCCGCCGATCCCGGCTACACCTACCACGGTTTCAATGGGCACAACTACGGCAAGAGTTACGGCAAAATCGATTTTGTGTTTTGCAACGACCGCCTTCGCCCGACCGTCGCTGAAATCATCAAGGACAGCCGCGTCATCGATGGCGTTCGCCGCTATCCAAGCGATCACTATTTTGTCTCCACCGAATTCGAATACGCGAAAACCAAAAAATGA
- a CDS encoding endonuclease/exonuclease/phosphatase family protein yields the protein MKTLQRIIPILLCAFAANLAFAAPASDIPQRKRLSPEAVRVVSANIRMPIAGDKKSGNDWDKRKELLRDTLLAQDADIICFQEFHPSYFDELKKSFPDYHAYGFVDTDEGRKVNTVFYSAKRFEKISEGGAFLSPTPDVYRSKVPESSHVRHFVRIHLKDRLTGRELLLWNTHFDHKSQVARDKQGVVLADFLKKQPAGIPQIVAGDLNCSAETDAIKTIKAAGFTDSHTAIHGPGEPGYTYHGFKGLDYGRPRGKIDFVFCNDALRPTAAEIIKDSRSIDGVRRYPSDHYFLSAEFEYAKTKK from the coding sequence ATGAAAACCCTCCAACGCATCATCCCCATCCTTCTCTGCGCATTCGCCGCGAACCTCGCGTTTGCCGCGCCCGCGTCCGACATTCCTCAGCGCAAGCGACTCTCGCCCGAGGCCGTCCGCGTCGTCTCGGCAAACATCCGCATGCCCATCGCCGGTGACAAAAAAAGCGGCAACGACTGGGACAAGCGCAAGGAACTCCTTCGCGACACGCTTCTCGCGCAGGACGCCGACATCATTTGCTTCCAGGAATTTCACCCAAGCTATTTCGACGAACTCAAAAAATCCTTTCCCGATTATCACGCCTATGGATTTGTGGACACCGACGAGGGACGGAAGGTCAACACGGTCTTTTATTCCGCCAAGCGCTTTGAAAAAATCTCGGAGGGCGGCGCGTTTCTTTCGCCGACGCCCGATGTTTACCGTTCCAAGGTCCCCGAGTCCTCGCATGTGCGCCACTTCGTCCGCATCCATCTCAAGGACCGCCTGACCGGGCGCGAACTGCTGCTCTGGAACACGCACTTCGACCACAAAAGCCAGGTCGCGCGCGATAAGCAGGGCGTCGTGCTCGCCGATTTTCTGAAAAAACAACCCGCCGGTATTCCGCAAATCGTCGCCGGCGACCTCAACTGCTCCGCCGAAACTGATGCCATCAAAACCATCAAGGCCGCCGGATTCACCGACAGCCACACCGCCATCCACGGCCCCGGCGAGCCCGGCTACACCTATCACGGTTTCAAAGGCCTCGATTACGGCAGGCCCAGGGGCAAAATCGACTTCGTGTTTTGCAACGACGCGCTCCGCCCGACCGCCGCTGAAATCATCAAGGACAGCCGCTCCATCGACGGCGTCCGCCGCTATCCGAGCGACCACTATTTCCTCTCCGCCGAATTCGAATACGCGAAAACCAAAAAATGA
- a CDS encoding endonuclease/exonuclease/phosphatase family protein → MKKFPRQRILAFFLCALAANFAFAAAPDSDIPQRKRLSPEAIRIVSANIRFLVPEDDGTGNEWDRRKELARDVLRAQDADIICFQEFRKAHHDYLKTYFPDHGDVGFVDGDDGQMANMIFYSKKRFEKNAHHGAFLSPTPEVYLSTFPNAPRTARHFNRLHLRDRLTGRELMIWNTHFSAGGKRQPARDAQAGVLADFLKKQPSTIPQIVTGDFNSSAKIQRLQINQIRRIHRHPRRAPRPRRSRLHLSQIPRPCLRQNERQDRLHFQ, encoded by the coding sequence ATGAAGAAATTCCCCCGCCAACGCATCCTCGCGTTTTTCCTCTGCGCGCTCGCGGCCAACTTCGCATTCGCGGCGGCTCCCGACTCCGATATCCCGCAGCGCAAGCGGCTCTCGCCCGAGGCCATCCGCATCGTCTCGGCAAACATCCGCTTCCTCGTTCCCGAGGACGATGGCACCGGCAACGAATGGGATCGCCGCAAGGAACTCGCGCGCGACGTGCTTCGCGCGCAGGACGCCGACATCATCTGCTTTCAGGAATTTCGCAAGGCGCACCACGACTACCTCAAGACATATTTCCCCGATCACGGGGACGTTGGTTTTGTGGACGGCGATGACGGCCAGATGGCCAATATGATTTTCTACTCCAAAAAACGCTTCGAGAAAAACGCGCATCACGGCGCGTTTCTTTCGCCGACGCCCGAGGTTTATCTCTCCACCTTTCCCAACGCCCCCCGCACCGCGCGTCACTTCAATCGCCTCCATCTCAGGGACCGCCTGACCGGACGCGAGCTGATGATCTGGAACACTCACTTTTCCGCTGGCGGCAAGCGCCAGCCCGCGCGCGACGCACAAGCCGGAGTGCTCGCCGACTTCTTGAAAAAACAACCCTCCACCATTCCGCAAATCGTGACGGGCGATTTTAACAGCAGCGCCAAAATACAACGCCTACAAATCAATCAAATCCGCCGGATTCACCGACACCCACGTCGCGCTCCACGGCCCCGCCGATCCCGGTTGCACCTATCACAAATTCCTCGGCCATGCTTACGGCAAAACGAGCGGCAAGATCGACTTCATTTTCAGTAA
- a CDS encoding metallophosphoesterase, with product MKRLIVLIVAAGLAAAGLNAADQVNYRSPAPAGAWTLAVLPDTQGYTDGFPEVFTCQTRWIAANRDARNIKFVLQAGDITNRNTHPQWLAARQSIDVLVKAKVPFALVPGNHDIGVWGASKNVPNYKRDTLMNGYFLSADYKHSVKRGYFEPYHMENTYQTFNTPWGSFLVLALEFFPRNAVIDWANTIVKKFPDHKVILLTHAYLYHDNSRYDRATDKAVKRVAPSTRYDTHKHPDGSNDAEDMWKKLVSKHPNFLFVISGHVLGDGTGYLVSKGEHGNDVHQMMVNYQPGIVPDRGYGGAGFLRLLEFQPDGKTIKVASYSPFFDQWLEDDDQQYTITLREPVAVKK from the coding sequence ATGAAACGCCTAATCGTCCTCATCGTCGCCGCCGGTCTTGCCGCGGCCGGCCTAAACGCCGCCGACCAAGTCAACTACCGCTCGCCCGCTCCCGCCGGCGCGTGGACGCTTGCCGTGCTTCCCGACACGCAAGGTTACACCGACGGCTTTCCCGAAGTTTTCACGTGCCAGACACGGTGGATCGCCGCCAATCGCGACGCGCGCAACATCAAGTTCGTCCTCCAGGCCGGCGACATCACCAATCGCAACACCCACCCGCAATGGCTCGCCGCGCGCCAGTCGATCGACGTGCTTGTGAAGGCCAAGGTCCCCTTCGCGCTCGTGCCCGGCAATCACGACATCGGCGTCTGGGGCGCGTCCAAGAACGTGCCCAATTACAAACGCGACACGCTCATGAACGGCTACTTCCTCTCAGCCGACTACAAACACTCGGTCAAGCGCGGCTACTTCGAGCCCTACCATATGGAAAACACCTATCAAACTTTCAACACTCCGTGGGGTTCATTCCTCGTGCTGGCGCTCGAGTTCTTCCCGCGCAACGCCGTCATCGACTGGGCCAACACCATCGTGAAAAAATTCCCCGACCACAAAGTCATCCTCCTCACGCACGCATACCTCTATCATGACAACAGCCGCTACGACCGCGCCACCGACAAGGCCGTGAAACGCGTCGCCCCCTCCACCCGCTACGACACCCACAAGCACCCCGACGGCTCCAACGACGCCGAGGACATGTGGAAAAAACTCGTTTCGAAACACCCCAATTTCCTCTTCGTGATCAGCGGCCACGTCCTCGGCGACGGCACCGGCTACCTCGTGAGCAAGGGCGAGCACGGCAACGACGTGCACCAGATGATGGTCAACTACCAGCCCGGCATCGTCCCCGACCGCGGCTACGGCGGCGCCGGCTTCCTGCGCCTGCTCGAGTTCCAGCCCGACGGAAAAACGATCAAGGTCGCCAGCTACTCGCCATTCTTTGACCAGTGGCTCGAGGACGACGACCAGCAATACACAATCACCCTCCGCGAGCCGGTCGCCGTGAAGAAATAA
- a CDS encoding arylsulfatase has product MNKKKLATAAALSLCAGALTAGATSPQKPNVIYIYFDDLGYGELGCYGQEKIRTPNIDRVAAEGMRFTRHYTTFPVSAPARCGLMTGRHSGHAHVRGNYEFGGHTDDEEGGNMPLPEGSMTIARVMKQAGYATAAIGKWGLGFKNTSGDPLRHGFDYFYGYYDQKQAQNHYPTHLWENGNRVPLKNKPIRLHSKFNLPPNAPDADFDAFTGEDYSLDRMVDKTLGYIKANKDRPFFLYLPYTPPHVSLQCKKEAIAEYIGQFPEETPYLKGNYVPSKHPLSTYAAMITYADKQVGKILALLKELGLDENTIVMISSDNGATANQGGAQTEFFDSTGGLRGRKRDLYEGGIRIPFIVRWPGKVAKGSVCDLVSAQYDMLATLGELAGVRSEWDTDGVSFLPTLLGTREKQAPREYLYFEFTEKTGQIAIIKDGRWKGVKSNMHEGPGTWEVFDLHQDHGEKTDLSSRHPEMISRFEEIIKTEHWQPTLREWEFITPKFLNVPALAPKPKKSQSKAKQ; this is encoded by the coding sequence ATGAACAAAAAGAAACTCGCCACCGCCGCCGCGCTCTCCTTGTGCGCCGGCGCCTTGACCGCGGGCGCGACAAGTCCCCAAAAACCGAACGTCATTTATATCTATTTTGACGACTTGGGATACGGCGAGCTCGGCTGCTACGGACAGGAGAAAATTCGCACGCCGAACATCGACCGGGTCGCCGCCGAGGGAATGCGTTTCACTCGTCACTACACGACATTTCCGGTGAGCGCGCCCGCCCGCTGCGGGTTGATGACGGGGCGGCATTCGGGGCACGCGCATGTCCGGGGCAACTACGAATTCGGCGGACACACCGACGATGAGGAAGGCGGCAACATGCCCCTGCCCGAGGGCTCGATGACCATTGCGCGCGTCATGAAGCAGGCCGGTTACGCCACCGCGGCGATCGGCAAGTGGGGTCTCGGATTCAAAAACACCAGCGGCGATCCGCTCCGTCATGGTTTCGATTATTTTTATGGTTATTACGACCAGAAGCAGGCCCAGAATCACTACCCGACGCATCTCTGGGAAAACGGAAATCGCGTGCCGCTCAAAAACAAACCCATCCGCCTGCACTCAAAATTCAACCTGCCCCCGAACGCGCCCGACGCCGATTTCGACGCCTTCACCGGCGAGGATTATTCCCTCGACCGGATGGTGGACAAAACTCTCGGCTACATAAAAGCCAATAAGGATCGCCCCTTTTTTCTCTACCTGCCCTACACGCCGCCGCACGTTTCGTTGCAGTGCAAAAAGGAGGCGATCGCCGAATACATCGGACAATTCCCGGAGGAGACGCCGTATCTGAAGGGCAACTACGTGCCCAGCAAACATCCGCTCTCCACTTACGCGGCGATGATCACCTACGCCGACAAACAAGTGGGCAAAATCCTCGCGCTGTTGAAGGAGCTTGGCTTGGACGAAAACACAATCGTCATGATCAGCAGCGACAACGGGGCCACCGCGAACCAAGGTGGCGCGCAAACCGAGTTTTTTGATTCCACCGGCGGCCTGCGCGGACGAAAGCGCGACCTTTACGAGGGCGGCATTCGCATTCCCTTCATTGTGCGCTGGCCCGGCAAGGTTGCGAAGGGCTCCGTGTGCGACTTGGTCTCCGCGCAATACGACATGCTTGCCACGTTGGGCGAGCTGGCCGGTGTGCGAAGCGAGTGGGACACTGACGGGGTTTCCTTTCTGCCAACATTACTCGGCACGCGCGAAAAACAAGCGCCGCGCGAATACCTCTACTTCGAGTTCACGGAAAAAACGGGACAAATTGCCATCATCAAGGACGGACGCTGGAAGGGCGTGAAAAGCAACATGCACGAAGGCCCCGGCACATGGGAGGTTTTTGATCTGCATCAGGATCACGGGGAGAAAACCGATCTCTCCTCGCGCCATCCCGAAATGATAAGCCGCTTCGAGGAAATAATAAAAACCGAGCACTGGCAGCCGACATTGAGGGAATGGGAGTTTATCACCCCCAAGTTTCTCAACGTGCCGGCGCTGGCGCCCAAGCCCAAAAAATCACAGTCAAAAGCCAAACAATAA